The Sphaerospermopsis torques-reginae ITEP-024 genome has a window encoding:
- a CDS encoding amylo-alpha-1,6-glucosidase yields the protein MLDLDTREWLLTNGLGGFASGTVADVHTRTYHGWLFAATNPPSDRKLLLSHLEASLEIPGKVIALGTNIWGTGKIEPTGYKFLHDFDYNPVPKWVWSGDNWQLSRRLVMPNGSWEKQGSREQGAGGEDFSQLSNSQRVLIEYRYEGKEEGILRLRLFIGDRNFHHQQIGNEKIQFSQLLHQNILCLQMNNWGKFCGNFGTPWHLRWTQGKYQVDELWYWNYSLPEETKRGLGDRQDLYSPGYLTVNLQPGDTVTLEAKVGFPDSQESQELFSPDSFTEAVVIEQARIAQIFGWGDEEIGRRGENSFLTLSSLLSPVTYHLSPIQKQLLKASDQFIVYRDSIAGPTVIAGYHWFNDWGRDTLIALPGLTLATGRFEIAKGLLKTFGSYCRHGLIPNTFPDVENEPFYNSIDAALWWIEILGLYLETTQDWEFLLEQFPIVQQIHKAFISGTRYNIQVDAIDGLVSWEAQGVALTWMDAMVEGIPVTPRCGKAVEINALWYSALCWLSKWSEHLSHEYIDNSSRLISQKQRYQQQAELVKISLQKFWHPQLGYLYDLIDLDDSRNSQIRPNAILALSLRHCAFSQEQGQKVLDLATSRLLTPYGLRSLDPSDPEYQGKCEGSPQKRDRAYHQGTVWTWLIGAYIRSWERFYPEKPLPFDWKPLLDHFSSNGCLGSISEIFDGDAPHFPRGAIAQAWSVAEVMRHYQ from the coding sequence ATGCTTGATTTAGATACAAGAGAATGGTTACTAACCAATGGACTGGGTGGTTTTGCCAGTGGTACAGTTGCGGATGTGCATACACGGACTTATCATGGTTGGTTATTTGCGGCTACAAATCCACCTTCAGACAGAAAATTACTACTTTCCCATTTAGAAGCCAGTTTAGAAATCCCAGGAAAAGTTATAGCACTGGGAACAAATATTTGGGGTACGGGTAAAATTGAACCAACAGGCTATAAATTTTTACACGATTTTGATTATAACCCAGTTCCCAAATGGGTGTGGAGTGGGGATAATTGGCAGTTATCTAGGCGTTTGGTAATGCCAAATGGGTCTTGGGAAAAGCAGGGGAGCAGGGAGCAGGGAGCAGGGGGAGAAGATTTTTCCCAATTATCCAATTCTCAGAGAGTTTTGATTGAATATCGGTATGAGGGGAAAGAGGAAGGGATTTTAAGGTTAAGGTTGTTTATAGGCGATCGCAATTTTCATCATCAACAAATAGGTAACGAAAAAATCCAGTTTTCCCAATTACTCCATCAAAATATATTGTGTTTACAAATGAATAACTGGGGTAAATTTTGTGGTAACTTTGGTACACCTTGGCATTTACGATGGACTCAGGGAAAATATCAAGTAGATGAGTTATGGTATTGGAATTATAGTTTACCAGAAGAAACAAAAAGGGGATTAGGCGATCGCCAAGATTTATATAGTCCTGGTTATTTAACCGTAAACTTGCAACCAGGAGATACAGTCACCCTAGAAGCTAAAGTAGGTTTCCCCGACTCCCAAGAATCCCAAGAATTGTTTTCACCTGATAGTTTTACAGAAGCAGTAGTAATAGAACAAGCAAGAATAGCGCAGATTTTTGGGTGGGGAGATGAGGAAATCGGAAGGAGAGGAGAAAATTCTTTTTTGACACTTTCCTCTTTACTTTCACCAGTCACTTATCACCTGTCACCTATTCAAAAACAACTACTCAAAGCTAGTGATCAATTTATAGTTTATCGTGATTCCATAGCAGGTCCTACGGTAATTGCAGGATATCATTGGTTTAATGATTGGGGAAGAGATACATTAATTGCCTTACCAGGATTAACATTAGCAACAGGACGTTTTGAAATTGCTAAAGGACTGTTAAAAACCTTTGGTAGTTACTGTCGTCATGGACTCATACCGAATACTTTTCCTGATGTAGAAAACGAACCATTTTATAATAGTATTGATGCTGCTTTATGGTGGATTGAAATTTTAGGACTTTATTTAGAAACGACTCAAGATTGGGAATTTTTATTAGAACAATTTCCCATTGTGCAGCAAATTCATAAAGCTTTTATTAGCGGTACTCGTTATAATATTCAAGTTGACGCTATTGATGGTTTGGTTTCTTGGGAGGCTCAAGGTGTAGCATTAACTTGGATGGATGCAATGGTAGAAGGAATACCTGTCACACCACGTTGCGGTAAAGCAGTGGAAATCAATGCTTTATGGTATTCTGCATTATGTTGGTTAAGTAAATGGTCAGAACATTTAAGTCATGAATATATAGATAATTCTAGTCGTTTAATCAGTCAAAAACAACGTTATCAACAACAAGCAGAACTGGTAAAAATATCCTTACAAAAATTTTGGCATCCCCAGTTGGGTTATTTATATGATCTCATTGATTTAGATGATAGTCGTAATTCCCAAATTCGCCCCAATGCTATTTTAGCTTTATCTCTGCGTCATTGTGCTTTTTCTCAAGAACAAGGACAAAAAGTTTTAGACTTAGCAACTTCGCGGTTATTAACTCCCTATGGTTTACGCAGTCTTGATCCTAGTGATCCAGAATATCAGGGAAAATGTGAAGGAAGTCCGCAAAAACGCGATCGCGCTTATCATCAAGGTACAGTTTGGACTTGGTTGATCGGTGCTTATATTCGATCTTGGGAACGTTTTTATCCTGAAAAACCTTTACCTTTTGACTGGAAACCGTTGTTAGATCATTTTTCATCTAATGGTTGTTTAGGTTCAATTTCGGAAATTTTTGATGGTGATGCACCCCATTTTCCTAGAGGTGCGATCGCTCAAGCTTGGTCTGTTGCTGAGGTGATGAGACATTATCAATAA